A section of the Burkholderia mallei ATCC 23344 genome encodes:
- a CDS encoding SdpI family protein codes for MLDRPETVSYLLASALFFALAVPLAAQRIAPNRFYGVRTRATLRNPALWYRRNRVFGVALMITSATFIVVAEYCRLRGVRLPDAALLAAFVAEIAVPIAVCFAAGRPPETPETPSRRAGDGRRR; via the coding sequence ATGCTCGATCGCCCGGAAACCGTCTCGTACCTGCTCGCGAGCGCGCTGTTCTTCGCGCTCGCCGTCCCGCTCGCGGCCCAACGGATCGCGCCCAATCGCTTCTACGGCGTCAGGACCCGCGCGACGCTCCGGAACCCCGCGCTCTGGTACCGGCGCAACCGGGTCTTCGGCGTCGCGCTGATGATCACGAGCGCGACCTTCATCGTCGTGGCCGAATACTGCCGGCTGCGCGGCGTGCGGCTACCCGATGCGGCGCTGCTCGCGGCGTTCGTCGCCGAAATCGCGGTGCCGATCGCCGTGTGCTTCGCGGCGGGCCGTCCGCCCGAAACGCCCGAAACGCCGAGCCGCCGCGCGGGCGACGGCCGCCGGCGCTAG
- a CDS encoding sugar kinase: protein MQVPLDVVTYGEAMAMFVAAEPGPLDSATHFTKRIAGADLNVAIGLARLGFRVGWMSRVGADSFGRYVLDTLAREQVDASCVTVDARYPTGFQLKSRATDGADPSVEYFRKGSAASRLSLDDYVPDYVLGARHLYLTGVAPALSDSSRELAFHLARTTRAAGKTVSFDPNLRPTLWPSPEAMARTLNALAEHADWVLPGLAEGRQLTGLDTPADIARFYLERGARGVIVKLGAAGAYFRVADGREGEIAAERVEHVVDTVGAGDGFAVGVVSALLEGRAIDEAVARGNRIGALAIQVIGDSEGLPTRAALDRIENLSNARDRLEAPLAR from the coding sequence ATGCAAGTCCCGCTCGATGTCGTCACCTATGGCGAAGCGATGGCGATGTTCGTCGCCGCCGAACCCGGCCCGCTCGACAGCGCGACGCATTTCACGAAGCGCATCGCGGGCGCCGATCTGAACGTCGCGATCGGCCTCGCGCGTCTCGGCTTCCGGGTCGGCTGGATGAGCCGCGTCGGCGCCGATTCGTTCGGCCGCTACGTGCTCGACACGCTCGCGCGCGAGCAGGTCGACGCGTCGTGCGTGACGGTCGACGCGCGCTACCCGACGGGCTTCCAGCTGAAGTCGCGCGCGACCGACGGCGCGGACCCGAGCGTCGAGTATTTCCGCAAGGGCTCGGCCGCGAGCCGCCTGTCGCTCGACGACTACGTGCCCGATTACGTGCTCGGCGCGCGCCACCTGTACCTGACGGGCGTCGCGCCCGCGCTGTCCGATTCGTCGCGCGAGCTCGCGTTCCATCTCGCGCGCACGACGCGCGCGGCGGGCAAGACGGTGTCGTTCGATCCGAACCTGCGGCCCACGCTATGGCCGTCGCCGGAAGCGATGGCGCGCACGCTGAACGCGCTCGCCGAGCATGCGGACTGGGTGCTGCCGGGGCTCGCCGAAGGGCGCCAATTGACGGGCCTCGATACGCCCGCCGACATCGCGCGCTTCTATCTCGAGCGGGGCGCGCGCGGCGTGATCGTCAAGCTCGGCGCGGCGGGCGCGTACTTTCGCGTGGCCGACGGCCGCGAGGGCGAGATCGCGGCCGAGCGCGTCGAGCACGTCGTCGATACGGTGGGCGCGGGCGACGGTTTCGCGGTCGGCGTCGTGAGCGCGCTGCTCGAAGGCCGCGCGATCGACGAAGCGGTGGCGCGCGGCAACCGGATCGGCGCGCTCGCGATCCAGGTGATCGGCGATTCGGAAGGACTGCCGACGCGCGCGGCGCTCGATCGAATCGAAAACCTGAGCAATGCGCGGGATCGCCTAGAGGCGCCGCTCGCGCGATAA
- a CDS encoding efflux RND transporter periplasmic adaptor subunit: protein MNRSGSRAALLIGVALIAAACHRKEAAPSAPRPVVAVPAQADGAAAAVSLPGEIQPRYATPLSFRIAGKLVERKVRLGDIVKKGQVVALLDTSDVARSAASAQAQLDAATHALTFAQQQRERDRAQARENLIAPAQLEQTENAYASARAQRDQAAQQLALAKNQLQYATLVADHAGYITAEQADTGQNVSAGQPVYQLAWSGDIDVVTDAPESELPRLAPGRTARVTLPALPGRAFDARVREIAPAADPQSRTYRVKLTLAQPDAAVRLGMTANVALSPDAPSAANAQPRFTLPSTALFHAGNAPALWIVRKQDDTLELRRVDVVRYNERTVTVSGGIQPGERVVLQGVHTVSAGEKVRAVPPLHPEDVAS, encoded by the coding sequence GTGAATCGTTCCGGTTCTCGCGCCGCGCTGCTGATCGGCGTCGCGCTCATCGCCGCCGCCTGTCATCGCAAGGAAGCCGCGCCGAGCGCGCCGCGCCCCGTCGTCGCAGTGCCGGCGCAGGCGGACGGCGCGGCCGCCGCCGTGTCGCTGCCCGGCGAAATCCAGCCGCGCTACGCCACGCCGCTGTCGTTTCGCATCGCCGGCAAGCTCGTCGAGCGCAAGGTGCGCCTCGGCGACATCGTGAAGAAAGGCCAGGTCGTCGCGCTGCTCGATACGTCCGACGTCGCGCGCAGCGCGGCCAGCGCGCAGGCGCAGCTCGACGCCGCGACGCACGCGCTGACGTTCGCGCAGCAGCAGCGCGAGCGCGATCGCGCGCAGGCGCGCGAGAACCTGATCGCGCCCGCGCAGCTCGAGCAGACCGAGAACGCGTACGCCTCCGCGCGCGCGCAGCGCGACCAGGCCGCGCAGCAGCTCGCGCTCGCGAAGAACCAGTTGCAGTACGCGACGCTCGTCGCCGATCACGCAGGCTACATCACCGCCGAGCAGGCCGACACCGGGCAGAACGTGTCCGCCGGCCAGCCGGTCTATCAGCTCGCGTGGTCGGGCGACATCGACGTCGTCACCGACGCGCCGGAAAGCGAACTGCCGCGCCTCGCGCCGGGCCGCACGGCGCGCGTCACGCTGCCGGCGCTGCCCGGCCGCGCGTTCGACGCGCGCGTGCGCGAGATCGCGCCCGCCGCCGATCCGCAAAGCCGCACGTACCGCGTGAAGCTCACGCTCGCGCAGCCCGATGCGGCGGTGCGGCTCGGGATGACCGCGAACGTCGCGCTCTCGCCCGATGCGCCGAGCGCCGCGAACGCGCAGCCGCGCTTCACGCTGCCGTCGACGGCGCTCTTTCATGCCGGCAACGCGCCCGCGCTGTGGATCGTGCGCAAGCAGGACGACACGCTCGAGCTGCGGCGCGTCGACGTCGTGCGCTACAACGAGCGCACGGTGACCGTGTCGGGCGGAATTCAGCCGGGCGAGCGCGTCGTGCTGCAAGGCGTGCACACGGTGAGCGCGGGCGAGAAGGTGCGCGCGGTGCCGCCGCTTCATCCGGAGGACGTCGCGTCATGA
- a CDS encoding TetR/AcrR family transcriptional regulator, with translation MKPIRLTREQSKDLTRERLLSAAHAIFTKKGYVAASVEDIASAAGYTRGAFYSNFRSKAELLIELLKRDHEEAEADLQKIFESGGTREQMEAHALEYYSQFFRNNPAFLLWGEAKLQATRDAKFRARFNEFVKEKRDRFTHYILTFAERVGTPLLLPADVLALGLMSLCDGVQSYHAADPRHVTGDAAQQVLAGFFARVVLARAPD, from the coding sequence ATGAAGCCCATCCGCCTGACCCGAGAACAAAGCAAGGATTTGACGCGCGAGCGTCTGCTGAGCGCTGCGCACGCGATTTTCACGAAGAAAGGGTACGTGGCGGCGAGCGTCGAGGACATCGCGTCCGCGGCGGGCTACACGCGCGGCGCGTTCTATTCGAATTTCCGCAGCAAGGCGGAACTGCTGATCGAACTGCTCAAGCGCGATCACGAAGAGGCGGAGGCGGATCTGCAGAAGATCTTCGAGAGCGGCGGCACGCGCGAGCAGATGGAGGCGCACGCGCTCGAGTATTACAGCCAGTTCTTCCGCAACAACCCGGCGTTCCTGCTGTGGGGCGAGGCGAAGCTGCAGGCGACGCGCGACGCGAAGTTCCGCGCGCGCTTCAACGAGTTCGTGAAGGAAAAGCGCGACCGCTTCACGCATTACATCCTGACGTTCGCCGAGCGCGTGGGCACGCCGCTGCTGCTGCCCGCCGATGTGCTCGCGCTCGGGCTGATGAGTCTGTGCGACGGCGTGCAGTCATACCACGCGGCCGATCCGCGGCACGTGACGGGCGACGCCGCGCAGCAGGTGCTGGCCGGCTTCTTCGCGCGCGTCGTGCTCGCGCGCGCGCCGGACTGA
- a CDS encoding TIM barrel protein has product MVDIVIVASAFGADAVRRAGHRAFVAAVADAGAAGFEVRRELFAADDDAAAPALAALGRAIAAAGLWSVYSTPAALYADDGDLNRDALAAALDQADALGARFVKFQLGGFAANPHAAELAGATRGARARVLVENGQSRQGGALAQFTTLFAALRDARGPAPVGMTFDIGNWLWAGEAPLAAARALAAHVEYVHCKAADGEGARRFAIAPPPGDRLCGDALALLPRTAPRGIEFPLDAARVADDAAARVAWLAAA; this is encoded by the coding sequence ATGGTCGATATCGTGATCGTCGCGAGCGCGTTCGGCGCGGATGCGGTCCGCCGCGCGGGCCATCGCGCGTTCGTCGCGGCGGTGGCCGATGCGGGCGCCGCCGGCTTCGAGGTGCGCCGCGAACTGTTCGCGGCGGACGACGACGCGGCCGCGCCGGCGCTGGCGGCGCTCGGCCGCGCGATCGCCGCGGCCGGGTTGTGGTCGGTGTACTCGACGCCCGCGGCGCTCTATGCGGACGACGGCGACCTGAACCGCGACGCGCTCGCGGCGGCGCTCGACCAGGCCGACGCGCTCGGCGCGCGCTTCGTGAAGTTCCAGTTGGGCGGCTTCGCGGCGAACCCGCATGCAGCCGAGCTCGCCGGCGCGACGCGCGGCGCGCGCGCCCGCGTGCTGGTCGAGAACGGCCAGTCGCGGCAGGGCGGCGCGCTCGCGCAGTTCACGACGCTGTTCGCCGCGCTGCGCGACGCGCGCGGCCCGGCGCCCGTCGGCATGACGTTCGACATCGGCAACTGGCTGTGGGCGGGCGAGGCGCCGCTCGCGGCCGCGCGCGCGCTCGCCGCGCACGTCGAATACGTCCATTGCAAGGCGGCCGACGGCGAAGGCGCGCGCCGCTTCGCGATCGCGCCGCCGCCCGGCGACCGCCTCTGCGGCGATGCGCTCGCGCTGCTGCCGCGCACCGCGCCGCGCGGGATCGAATTTCCGCTCGACGCGGCGCGCGTGGCCGACGACGCGGCGGCGCGCGTCGCGTGGCTCGCGGCCGCATGA
- a CDS encoding YeiH family protein — protein sequence MSTLTSPPLSVAAPSMRGRLNGVLFVGLFALAVTSVAQLPAVAHLGLSPLIVGIVAGALYGNLLREGMPASWAAGVDFSARKLLRIAVAFFGLRVSLQEIAQVGVPGLAVSALVVASTLAVGTWAGIRLMKLDRDTALLTAAGSAICGAAAVLAFESALRSKPHQSAMAIGSVVLFGTLSMFAYPLAYRAGWLHLDATGLGLFFGGTIHEVAQVVGAASDVGPEVARVATIVKMTRVMLLVPVLLVLGAWLARSARRSTAAGRGAPRKLAVPWFALGFLGFVIVNSLQMLPAAAIGTLNALDTFALTMAMTALGIETRMSQIRAAGPRALMTGLILYAWLVFGGYAIVWATQRWLG from the coding sequence ATGTCCACGCTCACCTCACCCCCGCTCAGCGTCGCCGCGCCTTCGATGCGCGGGCGGCTCAACGGCGTTCTGTTCGTCGGCCTCTTCGCGCTCGCCGTCACGAGCGTCGCGCAACTGCCCGCCGTCGCGCATCTCGGCCTGAGCCCGCTCATCGTCGGCATCGTCGCGGGCGCGCTGTACGGCAATCTGCTGCGCGAAGGCATGCCCGCGAGCTGGGCGGCCGGCGTCGATTTCTCCGCGCGCAAGCTGCTGCGCATCGCGGTGGCGTTCTTCGGGCTGCGCGTGAGCCTGCAGGAAATCGCGCAGGTCGGCGTGCCGGGGCTCGCGGTATCGGCGCTCGTCGTTGCGAGCACGCTCGCCGTCGGCACCTGGGCCGGCATCAGGCTGATGAAGCTCGACCGCGACACCGCGCTGCTGACCGCCGCCGGCAGCGCGATCTGCGGCGCGGCCGCGGTGCTCGCGTTCGAATCGGCGCTGCGCTCGAAGCCGCACCAAAGCGCGATGGCGATCGGCAGCGTCGTGCTGTTCGGCACGCTGTCGATGTTCGCGTATCCGCTCGCGTACCGCGCCGGCTGGCTGCATCTCGATGCGACGGGCCTCGGCCTCTTCTTCGGCGGCACGATCCATGAGGTCGCGCAGGTGGTGGGCGCGGCGAGCGACGTCGGCCCTGAAGTCGCGCGCGTCGCGACGATCGTCAAGATGACCCGCGTGATGCTGCTCGTGCCGGTGCTGCTCGTGCTCGGCGCGTGGCTCGCCCGCTCGGCGCGGCGCTCGACGGCGGCCGGCCGCGGCGCGCCGCGCAAGCTCGCGGTGCCGTGGTTCGCGCTCGGCTTTCTCGGCTTCGTCATCGTGAATTCGCTGCAGATGCTGCCCGCCGCCGCGATCGGCACGCTCAACGCGCTCGACACGTTCGCGCTGACGATGGCGATGACGGCGCTCGGCATCGAGACGCGGATGTCGCAGATCCGCGCGGCCGGCCCCCGCGCGCTGATGACGGGCCTCATCCTGTATGCGTGGCTCGTCTTCGGCGGCTATGCGATCGTCTGGGCGACGCAGCGCTGGCTGGGCTGA
- a CDS encoding LysR family transcriptional regulator — protein sequence MTPDQLITFAAVAEHRNISRAALALHLSQPAVSGQLRQLQDEFGEPLYQRDGRGVRLTPVGEALARHASQLRDTFAQARAYRDAVRGLERGTLRIGASTTPASYLLPYLLAAFQPLAPEVAIQTMSGNTSDVVASLDIALIEGPPGDALPAGTTVHEWREDEIVAIVPASHPLAAPGAPGRARATLAALAAYPLVLREAGSGVRQLVERAFARAATPLAVAFEIAGVEAVKEAVRAGMGVGFVSAMSLRHDDAALAMVSIAPEPLTRHFSILVPHGATPSRVATRFLELCIAQARAA from the coding sequence ATGACCCCAGATCAACTGATAACATTCGCCGCGGTCGCCGAGCACCGGAACATCAGCCGCGCGGCGCTCGCGCTGCATCTGTCGCAGCCCGCGGTGTCCGGCCAGTTGCGCCAGTTGCAGGACGAGTTCGGCGAGCCGCTGTACCAGCGCGACGGGCGCGGCGTGCGGCTCACGCCGGTCGGCGAGGCGCTCGCGCGCCATGCGTCGCAACTGCGCGACACGTTCGCGCAGGCGCGCGCGTACCGCGACGCGGTGCGCGGGCTCGAGCGCGGGACACTGCGCATCGGCGCGAGCACGACGCCCGCGAGCTACCTGCTGCCGTATCTGCTCGCCGCGTTTCAGCCGCTCGCGCCGGAGGTCGCGATCCAGACGATGAGCGGCAATACGTCGGATGTCGTCGCGTCGCTCGACATCGCGCTGATCGAGGGGCCGCCCGGCGACGCGCTGCCGGCCGGCACGACGGTGCACGAATGGCGCGAGGACGAGATCGTCGCGATCGTGCCGGCGTCGCATCCGCTCGCCGCGCCCGGCGCGCCGGGCCGCGCGCGGGCGACGCTCGCCGCGCTCGCCGCCTATCCGCTCGTGCTGCGCGAGGCGGGCTCGGGCGTGCGCCAGCTCGTCGAGCGTGCGTTCGCGCGTGCGGCGACGCCGCTTGCGGTCGCGTTCGAGATCGCGGGCGTCGAGGCGGTGAAGGAAGCGGTGCGCGCGGGAATGGGCGTGGGTTTCGTCTCCGCGATGTCGCTGCGGCACGACGACGCGGCGCTCGCGATGGTGTCGATCGCGCCCGAGCCGCTCACGCGCCATTTCTCGATTCTCGTGCCGCACGGCGCGACGCCGTCGCGCGTCGCCACGCGGTTTCTCGAACTGTGCATCGCCCAGGCCCGAGCCGCCTGA
- a CDS encoding ClcB-like voltage-gated chloride channel protein — protein sequence MLSFLLKLRTRAQTLFRLSDAHTMLVWSVIVGIGGALATVAFREGIELIQHAISGTSGSFTEMAKRLPWQVRFWLPAAGGFLAGCVLLVAQRGARKESKTDYMEAVALGDGVVPVRQSLWRSASSLLTIGSGGSIGREGPMVQLAALAASLVGRFAHFDPPRLRLLVACGAAAGITSAYNAPIAGAFFVCEIVLGSIAMESFGPVVVASVVANIVMREFAGYKPPYQMPVFPAVAGWEVLFFVALGLLCGAAAPQFLRLLELSKAQFKRLPVPLPVRLAAGGLIVGVISVWVPDVWGNGYSVVNAILHAPWTWQALVAVLVLKLIATAATAGSGAIGGIFTPTLFVGAVVGSLFGIALHALLPAHVSAWYAYAMVGMGAFLAGATQAPLMAILMIFEMTLSYQVVLPLMVSCVVAYFAARALGKTSMYEITLRRHRDDEARTRLRTAQMRDLIQPAATVVPLTASVADMTRVFLEYPVKYLYVTDDAGRFRGAVALKDITSDLLEKRDTTHKSAANYLHTPFPLLTPDMPIGAALEHFMRFQGERLPVVERADDPTLAGVVYKTSLLDAYRRMNMDLER from the coding sequence GTGCTCTCGTTCCTGCTCAAGCTGCGCACCCGCGCGCAAACCCTGTTCCGGCTGTCCGACGCGCATACGATGCTCGTGTGGTCGGTGATCGTCGGCATCGGCGGCGCGCTCGCGACGGTCGCGTTCCGCGAAGGCATCGAGCTGATCCAGCACGCGATCTCCGGCACGAGCGGCAGCTTCACCGAGATGGCGAAGCGCCTGCCATGGCAGGTGCGGTTCTGGCTGCCCGCCGCGGGCGGCTTTCTCGCGGGCTGCGTGCTGCTCGTCGCGCAGCGCGGCGCGCGCAAGGAAAGCAAGACCGATTACATGGAAGCCGTCGCGCTCGGCGACGGCGTCGTGCCGGTGCGGCAGAGCCTCTGGCGCAGCGCGTCGTCGCTGCTCACGATCGGCAGCGGCGGCTCGATCGGCCGCGAAGGCCCGATGGTGCAGCTCGCGGCGCTCGCCGCGTCGCTCGTCGGCCGCTTCGCGCACTTCGATCCGCCGCGGCTGCGCCTGCTCGTCGCGTGCGGCGCGGCGGCGGGGATCACCTCCGCGTACAACGCGCCGATCGCGGGCGCGTTCTTCGTCTGCGAGATCGTGCTCGGCTCGATCGCGATGGAGAGCTTCGGGCCCGTCGTCGTCGCCTCGGTCGTCGCGAACATCGTGATGCGCGAGTTCGCCGGCTACAAGCCGCCGTACCAGATGCCGGTGTTTCCGGCCGTCGCCGGCTGGGAAGTGCTGTTCTTCGTCGCGCTCGGGCTGCTGTGCGGCGCGGCCGCGCCGCAGTTCCTGCGCCTGCTCGAGCTGTCCAAGGCGCAGTTCAAGCGCCTGCCCGTCCCGCTGCCCGTGCGGCTCGCCGCGGGCGGGCTCATCGTCGGCGTGATCTCGGTGTGGGTGCCCGACGTCTGGGGCAACGGCTACAGCGTCGTCAACGCGATCCTGCACGCGCCGTGGACCTGGCAGGCGCTCGTCGCGGTGCTCGTCCTCAAGCTGATCGCGACCGCCGCGACGGCGGGCTCCGGCGCGATCGGCGGGATCTTCACGCCGACGCTCTTCGTCGGCGCGGTGGTCGGCTCGCTGTTCGGCATCGCGCTGCACGCGCTGCTGCCCGCGCACGTGTCCGCGTGGTACGCGTACGCGATGGTCGGCATGGGCGCGTTCCTCGCGGGCGCGACGCAGGCGCCGCTGATGGCGATCCTGATGATCTTCGAGATGACGCTCAGCTACCAGGTCGTGCTGCCGCTGATGGTGTCGTGCGTCGTCGCGTATTTCGCGGCGCGCGCGCTCGGCAAGACCTCGATGTACGAGATCACGCTGCGCCGCCACCGCGACGACGAGGCGCGCACGCGCCTGCGCACCGCGCAGATGCGCGACCTGATCCAGCCGGCCGCGACCGTCGTGCCGCTCACGGCGAGCGTCGCCGACATGACGCGCGTGTTTCTCGAATATCCGGTCAAGTACCTGTACGTGACGGACGATGCCGGGCGCTTCCGCGGCGCGGTCGCGCTCAAGGACATCACGTCCGACCTGCTCGAGAAGCGCGACACGACGCACAAAAGCGCGGCGAACTACCTGCACACGCCGTTTCCGCTCCTCACGCCCGACATGCCGATCGGCGCGGCGCTCGAGCACTTCATGCGGTTCCAGGGCGAGCGGCTGCCCGTCGTCGAGCGCGCGGACGATCCGACGCTCGCGGGCGTCGTCTACAAGACGTCGCTGCTCGATGCGTATCGCCGGATGAACATGGATCTCGAACGTTGA